The following is a genomic window from Antechinus flavipes isolate AdamAnt ecotype Samford, QLD, Australia chromosome 3, AdamAnt_v2, whole genome shotgun sequence.
GGGGACAGCTACCCAAGCCCGCTATACAGTGCCGGCACTACGCTTCCGGATCCCGCCAGTCACCGGAAAGGGACCAAAGCTTAGAGGAAATGACGGTTTTTGTCCGGAAATATCGCGCCCCCTGGCGGTCAAGGTCGGCTGGGCAGGGCTGACGACTGTGGAGGGGACTATTGGCTGCGACAGGTCTCATCTGCGGTTGCGCGTCCGGGAAAGGAAGCCGGAGCTCTTGTTCTGGGGCTCGTTCTGGCAGACGAGAAAGCAGGGAGGCTCCGTTCCCCAGGATATGTTAGAGGTTGTTTTGGCTCGTGGGAAGGGCAGCCCTTCTCTCACACATCCAGTCTCCCGGTCTCCTCCTGCAGGTTTTTCTCTAGACCCTGGGCTCTTGCACTGCCGCATGTGTCCTGCTGGCCCGACCCTGGCTTTAGACTTGGGACGGCCCTTCCTCCCCAGTGGTTCTAGGGTCAAATATCGTGGCCCAGAAATGGAAGTCTCATGTCTCCTTACAGAGGGGGGTTTCCAAAGTCTTAGGGCGGTTAAGTTGCACTTTATTCGTCATTCAGTGCTTTGGAATAGTTCACATATATTTGGGTATGAGGCTGGGGAGAGTGCttggcctgtgatttcattagttaaaataaaagtcacaaaatactTCCTTTGTCCCCAGgagtaaggagaaagaaagcTGCTAACTCGATGTTAACTCTAGAATTTTACTGGGCAATGAAAACCACAAAAGCAAAGTGGAAGGGGGATGCAGAGCTGGTGAAATACATTTTGTTACATTCAGTTCCCGACGAGTTTATGTATTGTGTAATACAGGATCAGTTGGGCAGAGCTGGAAAACGTCCTCATATGAGAAAACGGGGAGAAAATGTGGTGGTACTTGCACAAAGTGAAGTGGCTCCACTGGGATTTCGTAAACCTGATTACTCTTGGCTTTCTGGATAAATTTTTGGAATCTTCTTGTCTGTAGAGATTATTACCAGCTTTGGgaggaaaaaacccaaatcaaCCCAAACCGGACTATTTGAGGGAACACTGGGAAGAACTGTTGTAGCGTGATTGATCAAAATTAGGAGAACGGTTTCAGAATAGAACCTATTGAGAAATCAGGAATTCTtgagaatgaagatgaaataagacattcatctcctgacagagaggaGATAATTTAGACTtgactaatgtgaaaatttcTTTAGTTTAACCCTGAAGCTATGTATTGAgggcttgatttttctttttttaaacttgtttataGGTAGgtatgtaatgccggagaaactgaggcaggagagagattagagagtttttaatattttattaatgggagagtaagattgactggacaggactctcctctcaaataaagatatattgggaccaaggaatccatgttggtcccagggctggaggagactctcatcccaaagaatccagcatccagcatacagctgACAGCGGCCagtctccagcaatgaatggaggaaccccaacttcttaaataccttttctctaaacaaaggaaggggtaagaagtgagggaaaacctctatcaagatgggggggccataaatcctagaaaacccagagacaggatgtctgaagaTACATgtctttaaaaagaagtaaagatatcaatgagatatcttggaatattttagagggatattgtaaatcaggaggtctattctcttgtttatcttgctaatttataacctttgaacaaatagtcctcagtcttactgggtcagagggggatttacaactaaagagattaagacagaacagttaaggaaactgagacaagggaaactcttacaaggaaactgagtcagggcagttaaagagaactgtggcataacaggtaGAGGTAgtgataataatttaaaaataaaaatgaaaacttaaaaaaactacaaaataacACCACTTATTTTATGGTAGTTATACATCTGATGAATATTATAATTCATTCATGACCCACACTTTGTGACTCCacttggtgttttcttggtaaacCAAACAATtcgagtgatttgacatttccttatctaactaaatgaggaaactaaggcatataAGATTAAGTAAATTTATAGGAATCAAGTATATCAATCCCTTTTTGATTCCAGGAGCTTTATTGCTAGTTTAAATGGCAATGCAACTATTTTCTGCAGAAACCTAAAAAATGTACAGctgaaaagaagaatttataataTGAAGGTCAATTGACTTCCTACCACCTCCTTTGCTTCCACAtccatagtaaaaaaaaaaaatatttctagaaatttAGATTTCAATCATGATTAAGATTAAGCATAGTATCAGAGAACAATGTGGATTTAGAGGAAGTCATATAGAATCCCTGTTTTTGTGAGAGGCTGAGCCAGGTGGATCCTTGAGGTATAAAGTTCTGAGTTGTAGTAGGGCTACTACTACATTCTCCCAAGGTAGAAGGCCCTTGAGCTGCCTAAGCAGGGGAAAATCAGCGCAGGTTAGAAAAACAGACCAAGTTAAAACTTCCATGCCAATAAGTAGCAGGATTGAGCTATGTATAACAAACCATTGTGCTGCTACCTGGATAAAATTGGCCATCTCTAAACAAGAAGTTTCTTGGAAGGAACTCAGTACCAAcagtttattattcttttttaatagtgATTGTTTTGTTACTATGGCCTTCCCAATGTATAGTTGTACAGAATTATTTTCAATGACATCTCTCCAGGAAGAGATGTGGAATCCAATTCATGGTTCTGGCCTTAGTGTTGTAAATCTCTAGTTGAGATAATGAAAAGTTATTTGTAATCCTTAAAACATTATACATGTATGAAGGTGAGTGATAGTGATGATGAAAAGGAGGagataatacatttttttaaacctaattaAGATGATAGGGAACTATATAATTCTTgcctttttctaaatttttcattttggccTAGGTTCTGCCTGCCTCAATCACTAAGGGCAGCTTTGGAGACAGATTGGGCTCTGCTTGCAGATTCCCTTCACCATCATCTATTTTCCAAAACATGATGGACAAATTCTTATGATGGCAGGAATTTTTGAGGAGTTGAGTCACTACTGTAAAAAGTCACTATTTATTGGCTAAATGTCCATTTAATCTTTGGCCTGTTAGGATTTTGCATCTGGATAAGAACCATGGAACAAAAACATGAACAatgcatatattcataaataGTTCCATGCCCCTTCTTTCTCACTGTTTTAATTGGACCTTTATCCTTAGCTTATTGCTTATTAAGATCCAAAAACACTGTGGTGCAAGTCATCATTTTTTAATGCCTAACATTATGGTTTTAcctagaaatgaaattttttggGTTATAATGGACTTGATCCCCAAAGgtctttccaattttaaaacaTACAAACAGTATGTGTTCAGAGATTCTCTGTtcaataacaatgacaacaattgAGGggcattgttctttttttccatcagaaTTCTTATTCTGCATGTCTGTGACTATGGGTGATCATCAAATGCCTTGGATGTAAGATGTTTAGGTTTTGAGGGCTCTAAGCCAGCCAACAAGGTCATGAAATCTACAACTGTGTCAATATGGTGCTTTTGACTGGTTGTGTCTTTCAATACACATAAAACACTCAACCAGCTGAAAGAGATGAGCTCAGAGATGTTGGCACGAAGAAAAAGAAGGATCACATTGAGATCGTTGATAGGGCAGCCCAGCATTTTTCTACTGAGTAGATCAAAAGCTGGTAGCATCTCATAGATAGAGAGTAGTCGCTTATCCCACTGACATAGTCGTGTCAGATTGTACATTATCACTGGTACCAGGATTAAGTACACTGCTGCACTGGAAAAGCTGATCATCTGGAAGATGGAAAGAGAGGTCAGCCTGCATGTAATCAGATCTGGGACATGAATCTCATCCCTTAGCAGCCCCATTTTGATAGAACAGCTAAACTCCTCTTGGAAGAAGATATTCAGGTGGAAGTATCCGAGATACAAGCAAGTGATTGAAATGAAGAGGAGCAAGAGGGAATTCCTTAGGAGGTAGATAGCCACCAGGATGTGTGATCGCTGCTTACAGGCAAGGTATCTCTCTAGCAGAGGGAACTCAAAATATCGTTCTTTCCGAGCCcttgggggaaagagagaaaaatgaaaaaaatgcagaatTAGCAAGCATGTTCAGTGGTTGAttttgaaaagctttttaaatcCCTGCCCAATGAAAACCAAATAGTGATAGTAGGAGAATGAGAGTCTGAAAAGGTTCATTGCACTCAATAATGTATTCTTTGAGCTGGAGTTATTATTTTGATCCCTTtttcaaacttctctatttctatcgAGGGAGGGCatcatcatttttctccttttaggtGGATTAATGATATGAGGTGTTAAGTATTTTGAATTCTTGGAAAAGAAGGTCGAGTAGAAAATGAGGTGATTTTAATTGCATGGATGCCAAACTATCTCTAGGCCATTTCTCCTACTCTCATTGGAACTTAGACAGACTTTCAGGAAAGAATATATGAGAATAGTATATAGGTGGGACAACAAACTCACTTCTCTAGCTCCTCCCAGAAATCATCAGGGTCAGAACTCTTCTGACGGATCTTTAGCATGTGCTGTACCAAACGGATAGAGCGGTTATAAGACTTGTCCAGTTCACTGATAATGAATAGAAggtcagagctgagagatggagcaGCCACATAATTCCATAGTAGAGTTGGTAGGTACATGATTACAGCCAGAGCCAAGAGGGAATAGGGGAGAACCTGCAGGGTGATAGTGCAATTCAGTGATTATTGGGAGTAAAGCAAAAATTCTCAGTGTTatgagatagttttttttttttttttaagaaagagagCATtgtctccctgtgcagcgggagaactgttcggttctgcaaatatgcattgtatctaggatatactgcaacatatttaacatatataggactgcttgccatcttggggggggggagggagggaggggaaaaaatgaaacataagtgattgcaagggataatgctgtgtaaaaattatcctggcatggattctgtcaatacaaagttattattaaataaaattaaattttcaaaaaaaaaataaaaataaaaaaaaaataaagaaagagaacattgAAGGGATGAATATTTCTATTCCCCCTTCCTATATCAAGGGTATAAATGACAGCATAAATTGTGAGCCAACTCAGACCCAAGGACTGATGCTATCTCTTAGCAGGGCCAAGGTCAGTGACTCTCAACAAGATTAAGGAAATCCCCTGATCACCAACTAGGCTAGTAATTTTCAAGAATGGACAAATTCTACTATCAGGGAAAGGAAAGTGAAAGATATTTCCATAAGCAGAACTAAGTGCCAGAGTTTTGCAGAGTTGATAGCACAATACTAGGAAAAGAGGTGTCAGCATCTGcaatctcctcctttccctttctgtgATCTCagtccctccccttccctcctgccCCAATTCTCCATATTACTAAACATtaagattctattcatttttcaaagcTGAATTCACTATAGTCAGAGAGTCCCAGACTTTCCTTGTTGAAAGAGATTTAGAAATGTTTTATCAGAACTAAAATCCTTTCCACAACACTTCCTTTTATGAAATCTTTCATGATTATTCCAAACtatactattatctccattttctgtATGCTCATGTATGTGTGTTCATACCATGACATCTAACATTCAACAACATATGGTCTTTAATTCATTTCTGGGCATTCCATGTGTGTGTCTTGTTTTCCCAACTAGGATATAAGTCTCAAGTGAACTTTATAACATTTAATCAATGGTGGGTACATAATAGACTTGGTAATTGGTTAGTAATTGTAAATTACTGATTCATAGCTTCTCACTATATTAGAGGGAAATGACTGGACCTCAAACCACTCTTGGAAGAGAGTGAAAACAGTGAAAAAGAAACTTATCTTTACTATAattgaagaacttttttttttaattaaaaaaagggaCACACTTTTTCAGTGCTACTTCATGAGGTGAAAGAGGATTAGAAATGGTGGTCCAGAGCCTTCTCTAACTAGCTTGCTAGagcccattttaaaaatttcagtttgATTGGTTATATCTCAGAAGttacaaattagggcttgatcTATTGTTTTACTGATTATTTAGATTTAAGAATatgttaataatgtaaaaaatcttaaaagtgcatgtacatattattttttcctcagtctgattgttaaatgtttattgcttataTTGCTTTATAAACACTGCTTGAACTGTGTAGTAAAAAGCTCAGGGAATGAAGTCATCACCTGACGTTAGGTCTAGTGActataagataataaaaataaacaacaataagtATTGGCATTTATATAACGCTTTTAAGATGTGCAAAGTGCttacatccattatctcatttgatacttactAAATCCTGTTTAGAATCCCACAGATTCCTATTATAGTTAAGAGGTTTCTTTAATACAGTCCCTGGTTTTGTATGAATATCAGTATTACGGCATCTTGGTGGATTTATAAACACAATCACATAGGATGTTAAGCATAGCTTTTTTCACCTATCTACCTAACAATTGGTCCAGGCAATGATTATGCCTGGATTCACTGTACCTTGTGGGTCCAGAGGGATTTTGTCTTATAATTTCCAGCAGCATCCCATTCATGATGCACCAGGGAGTCCCAACAGGAACTGTCCACATAGCTAGCCTGCCTGATGGTGAAGTTACTGGGAGAAAAGCAACTGATCCGAGAACCTGGAAACAGAAAAAGTATTGAAATGATATTAAATTACACAGTGGAAACCTAGTAAATGATGTTCTCTGAGAAccactctttatttctttatcatttctatgcttatcttcctaatttccttctagttcaataatcatttattaaaacaaatttattttttcaaataacaaaaatcttattttccccacctcctcttccttcaccttgaaacaagagaagagaaaacttttgCAACTAATATCcataatcaagtaaaacaaattgcCACATAGGTCATGCCCAAAAAATAATGTCTCATTTCTGCACCATTCTGTTAAAAATGATCATAATCAGTCTTGTAGGATCATGATTGGTTATTGGACTGATCAGAATTCTTCATTTATTCTAAGTTGTTTGTCTTAATgatccataagcatttattaagtactgacaATGTACCTCTTAGAACAGACTGTCACATTCCTAGAATTCTGACTCCAAAATTGGAGGGGCAAGGTGGTTGTAGTGGTTGCAAAAgattctaattttgtattttactataatttcctaaagcataTCTGCTTGTTTtgtaaatggagaaactgaggcaaagtgaagtcAGATACCCTTGTTAGAGTGGAGAGTGAAATAGTTCAATtcctgcctcaggcacttactagttataAGACCCATTTAATCCCTCTCCATCTTAGTTTCCTCTaatgtaaaaatggggataatacctcATAGAATTGCAGGGGGAGGATCAGTTAACATATGTAAAAAGTTTTGCTAATCCTAAAAGCCCTGTATATATATTAGTTATTACTATACCACAGAAATGTATCAGGACTAGGAAGAGAACTCAGGCATCTCAAGTCTTAccagttttaactttttttgttaaatgggaaaaacaaaccaaccagGCAGAGTAGGAAAATGACATTGGtgtaaaggaaagggaagagatgcAGGGTTCcagcagagagaagaaaatatttcccttcttcctacaGCTCTTGGAAGAGATGATAGCTTACCAGTGGAGAACTCCTGGGCAAACGCCAAGGACATCAGCAATAGGGGGAAGCCCACAGTCACAAACTTGATAATTCGATCGATGGGCAGCTCCAGGCGCAGCCCCTTGAGGTGTGGGCCCCGTCGATCCGGCAGCAGGGCATCTGAGAGCATGTACTCCGCCGCAGTGCGTGCAAGGGACATGATGTTCTTGAATGGGGGGCCTGCAGAGCCGTAGGGAGAGAAACGCAAGGGTAGAGGGAGCAGAAGGAAGCTGGTGCTTCAGAGCCTACAAGGCTCTGAGCAGAGTGAGTCGGCAGACCAGGAATGAACTGGGCCAGGAGCAAGGTATAGGTTTCTGTAAATAACTGGTGGGGACCCAGCTTAGCCCAATACCCAGCTAATTAGAGGGAGGCTTGAGGC
Proteins encoded in this region:
- the PANX3 gene encoding pannexin-3: MSLARTAAEYMLSDALLPDRRGPHLKGLRLELPIDRIIKFVTVGFPLLLMSLAFAQEFSTGSRISCFSPSNFTIRQASYVDSSCWDSLVHHEWDAAGNYKTKSLWTHKVLPYSLLALAVIMYLPTLLWNYVAAPSLSSDLLFIISELDKSYNRSIRLVQHMLKIRQKSSDPDDFWEELEKARKERYFEFPLLERYLACKQRSHILVAIYLLRNSLLLLFISITCLYLGYFHLNIFFQEEFSCSIKMGLLRDEIHVPDLITCRLTSLSIFQMISFSSAAVYLILVPVIMYNLTRLCQWDKRLLSIYEMLPAFDLLSRKMLGCPINDLNVILLFLRANISELISFSWLSVLCVLKDTTSQKHHIDTVVDFMTLLAGLEPSKPKHLTSKAFDDHP